The Mytilus galloprovincialis chromosome 2, xbMytGall1.hap1.1, whole genome shotgun sequence genome has a window encoding:
- the LOC143064315 gene encoding proteasome subunit alpha type-2-like produces MSERYSFSLTTFSPSGKLVQIEYALAAVAAGAPSVGIKATNGVVLATEKKQKSILYDENSIHKIEMITRNVGMVYSGMGPDFRVLLKAARKLAQQYQLAYQEQIPTAQIVHKIANVMQEYTQSGGVRPFGVSLLLAGWDEDEERPYLYQCDPSGAYFAWKATAMGKNFVNGKTFLEKRYSDNLELEDAIHTAILTLKESFEGQMTEDNIEIGICNKDGFRRLNPPEVKDYLASVQ; encoded by the exons ATGTCTGAGCGATACAGTTTTTCCCTCACAACTTTTAG tcCCTCAGGGAAACTGGTACAGATAGAATATGCATTGGCAGCTGTTGCAGCCGGAGCACCATCTGTAGGTATTAAAG CAACAAATGGAGTGGTGTTAGCTACAGAAAAGAAGCAGAAATCCATATTATATGATGAAAACAGTATACACAAAATAGAGATGATAACTAGAAATGTAGGCATGGTATACAGTGGGATGGGACCTGATTTCAG gGTCTTATTAAAAGCAGCTAGGAAGTTGGCTCAGCAGTATCAGTTGGCTTATCAAGAACAAATACCCACAGCACAGATTGTACATAAAATAGCTAATGTCATGCAGGAATACACACAATCAGG TGGAGTGCGACCATTTGGTGTTTCACTTTTACTTGCTGGTTGGGATGAAGATGAGGAAAGACCATACCTTTATCAGTGTGATCCATCA GGAGCTTATTTTGCCTGGAAAGCAACTGCAATGGGAAAGAATTTTGTAAACGGGAAAACTTTCTTAGAAAAAAG ATACAGTGATAATTTAGAACTTGAAGATGCAATCCACACAGCTATTTTGACCTTGAAGGAAAGTTTTGAAGGACAAATGACTGAGGATAATATTGAAATAGGAATCTGTAATAAAGATGGATTTCGACGTTTGAACCCACCAGAGGTCAAAGACTATTTAGCATCAGTTCAATAA